DNA from Ziziphus jujuba cultivar Dongzao chromosome 2, ASM3175591v1:
GATTTCCCAAATGTGTTTCCTGATGATCTTCCAGGTTTACCTCCTGAGCGAGAGATAGACTTTCCCATTGAGTTAGTCCCTGGCACAGCTCCTATTTCCTTACCACCTTATCGGATGGTACCAGCTGAATTGAAAGAGTTGAAGGCTCAGCTACGAGAGTTAGTAGAAAGAGGATTCATTAGGCCTAGCATTTCACCTTGGGGCGCGTCGGTgttatttgtgaagaagaaggatggtaccTGGAGATTGTGTGTAGATTATAGGCAGTTGAATAAGGCCACCATACGTAACAAATACCCTTTGCCTCGGATTGATGATCTTTTTGATCAGCTTCAGGGTGCTAAAGTGTTTTCCAAGATTGACTTGAGATCAGGATACCATCAGTTGAGGATTAGGAAATCAGACATTCCCAAAACTGCATTCAGGACAAGATACGGGCATTATGAGTTTTTGGTGATGTCTTttggactcaccaatgcccctgCAGTTTTTATGGACTTAATGAATTGGGTTTTCCATCCATATTTAGATCGGTTCGTTATTGTTttcattgatgatattttggtgtactCGCGGAGCTAGAAAGAGCATGAGATGCATTTGAGTTTGGTGTTGCAAACCTTAAGGCAACACTAATTGTATGCCAAGTTTAGCAAATGTGAGTTTTGTGTAAGTCGAGTGGGATTTCTTATACATGTAGTTTCTACTGATGGCATTTATGTAGATCCTCAGAAGGTAGAATCAGTGTTGAATTGGGAGCAACCCACTACGATGACAGAAGTACGGAGTTTCCTAGGTTTAGCAGGGTATTACCACAGGTTCATCGAAAGATTCTCCAAGATAGCAAGACCACTTCACTATTTGATCAGGAAAGGAGTTAAGTTTGAGTGGAGTGACAAGTGTGAGGAGAGCTtccaaaaattgaaggaaaagtTGACTTCAGCTCCTATTCTGACATTACCAGAGGGcaatgaaggttttgaggttTACAGTGATGCTTCACGTCAAGGTTTGGGTTGTGTTTTGATGCAGCATAAGAGAGTTGTTGCCTACTGTAACACCCTGTCTCAAAGTATaacgaaaattttccaactttgaccaaggttgaccgttgactttgaccgttgatcgaatgggtcaaaaaattgactttttgactcggatggaattctaggttgactgagataccgttacaaagtacacattggcacgagttcgtagactagtagcacgttgaaaatggagctacggtttgaaagttatgagcaaaacaagttgaggtccaaactgtccaaggggtgccagagttgaccttttattcatgcaaagttgagctttgactcatgcatggttatgaagtactcatcgatacgagtttgtagactagcagcacgtccaatttggacatgtggtttgaaagttatggacctgtagagtttttcaaatactgtattattttaatattatttttaaacgtgtaacaatgtgccacgtgtgacttaataaatgtgaccatgtgtcaccatggtgagatgccacatgtcaaccatgcttaataccatattatttttattattgttattttatataataatattatttttaatattatttaattattttattatattttattttctttttattttctttttctttctttttcttttcttttttgcttttttttttctcctttcccccacgtgggaaaaagggccacgggccccttcttctttcttcttcttcttcctccttcttcttcctccttcttcttcctttcccttcctttctccctctcgggttcttgcccttttttttaattccggccaccggacggTCACACGCGCTAGCCAGGGAAGAAGCCCGTTCGCCGGCGACGCCgacctccaaatttcccggccagatGCCTCCGAACGCGCCCAGATAGGGCCAGTGAAGTTGACGGCGGCGGGTTAAGTTTTTCTGGCGATTCTtgccgtttccggccaacccagtccgGTCTTCTACCCTTTTTCTCATATTTTGgctcctctgagttcaaatatggcctccaattgtttaaattcgaagtggttcgagAGTTATGAGGAGATGAAATTCGGCCTGTACTTCTCgggcaaattccggccaccacctgcggaattggggtcaatggaggccagtaatgcgatcctcgttccataagcttcattttagtatattactggtcaattttggttaacgtttgtgtttaaccccccgggtaccgggtattatttacccgaataaaatattattttatttgactgtgtgaattgttgttctaggagcacgtgtgcatcgtggaattgatcccatggaggatcttaggttaattgcatactccaggtgagtgacccaccttaaaaactattttcgggtgatgatttacatttatttggtgatatttgaatatttggaaaatatatgtatgtggttggaattttataaaattgggtatttattttataatgtcaaattttggatgtttggttatatgcatacatatatatattttgatgctatgattgaatattggagaaattcaaagaatttatgatttaaattctggattattattattattattttactgagaattttcatgtacaatcaagggcttatgaagagaaaatatatttaaatatttttgtgagccttatatattattttggaaaaaaaaaaattgatttaaaggatttgaagaaaaatattggtatgatggtactgtatgttttaaaaaggtaattatgcatttataatgcgagtaaactatatttcttttctatattgatAATTTATGGTGAGAAATGCAAGGAATGTGGGATTGGAGATTTTTGTAACTCCCACCgtaaatttaagaaattttggtaataataaaaatgggctattggtatttattttattttaattattttggaagCACTTATgcagtaccggtgttctgtactgtacatgagattgtgattagcgcgcaggttttagtctcccatgagttacctatggacctgagggcaggcCGGTTTAGTATAGTACACATAACCGCCCTCCTCCTAGGCCAGGATGACAggttttagcagcggcgctgtcgggaagccgaagcgaccgtatgccggttctctctttaacccccgccTGAGGATGCTCAGGATGCTGAGTACCGTagagcatcactggtatatagtgtggtgtgtcAGGCTATTttcgatttgaatttttttttaaacttattatttggaaatactattcaattaaaaatggttaatttatttaaattttaccgtttatttcaaataaataatttttatggcatttttctatatgatttattaattgttattaaaaatttactttattccggattatttttctgagtgcattggattccaaaaattgttgcattttattggtatttattgattaaatattttcatataaattgtggtgctctatattattatttgcaggattttttattttaaatgtggatattccatttatttattatttaattaattatttattggctaccttgattttggggaaatataattgttgggttttgtgaaatgttttaaaaggggaacttttccaaccgagtgaaccgtgagggttttgagagaaatattaatttcaattaattattatttatttactcatttattgttaattattcaaatgtactataattttcattactattataattgtatagtagatagggccactcactgagatgattagcatctcacgtttttaaattccattcccatTGGTTCGGGCTGGTAGACGACATCAGAATCAAGCTCGACGTTTGTTGCTGTTGAGTTTCAAAGAGTTATGCTTCCTTGTAttctattgtattattgtttcctatttcatgttgtataactttcacactcatctgtaacttatgatgctctgtatatttACTGGACCTATTGtatcaatactgtatgaatttcttatttattttatctgagtgctgaaagttgtggattaaattgtagtaatgtgggaggaataaggggatgtttctagaagtgtattttcagtgcaggaaaattgtggtgagtccaacccttaggggaggttctgccagattttccattggaaggtccggtaaggtttccctggaatcagaccttgtctagggttccggtgagaaattttggacggatcctgacacctACGCTTCTAGGCAGTTGAAGAAGCACGAGCTGAATTATCCAACCCATGACTTAGAGCTTGCTGCGGTGATCTTTGCCTTGAAGATTTGGAGACACTACTTATATGGAGCTACTTGTCAGTTCTTTACTAACCATAAGAGCcttaagtatttgtttactcagaaaaagttaaatttaaggcaaaggagatggatggagttgctCAAAGATTATGATTGTACTATTGACTATCACCCAGGCAAGGCAAATGTAGTAGCCGATGCATTAAGGAGGAAGTCTACAGGCTCATTAGCTTATATACAGATAATACAGCTTCCTTTGATGGTTGAGTTGAGAGAGTTAGTTGTTGATTTGTGGATGCATAATTCTGGAAGATTTTTTGCTAGCTTCCAACTACGACCGATACTTGTGGATCGTGTTCTCGAGGCTCAGCTCGAAGACCCTTActtgatgagcatgaggaagaaagttgaagaaggggGACAATCAGACTTCACTATTAGTGGTGATGGAGCCTTGATGATTAGTACTAGGCTCTGTGTCCCTGCAAATGAAGAGCTGAAAAGGCAAATACTGGAAGAAACCCATAGTTCTGCCTATGCTATGCACCTCGGAAGCACCAAGATGTACCGTACCTTAAAAGAATATTACTGGTGGGTAgagatgaaaagagaagttgctgagtatgtatccaagtgtttcatttgccaGCAAGTAAAGACGGAAAGATAAAAGCCTTTTGGACTCCTACAGCCTTTACCCATCCCAAAATGGAAATGGGAGCGCATCACGATGGATTTTGTATTCAAGCTCCCCCCCACAGTTCAGAGGCATGATGGTATTTGGGTGATCGTGGATCGATTTACTAAGTCTACACATTTCCTACCCATTCGTGAGAAGTTTTCTCTCCAGAAGTTAGCagaactctttatgaatcatataatGAGCTTGCATGGAGTGCCAAAATCGATTATATCTGACAGAGATTCACGGTTCATTTCGAGATTTTGGTgaagattaatgaatgaacttggtgtcaagttgaatttgaatacTGCTTTTCACTTTCAGACCGATGGACAATCTGAGAGGACTATTCAGACCTCAGAGGACATGTTGAGATCATGTGTGCTACAGTTCAAGGGGAATTGGAATAAGTATCTACCTTTAGCATagttcacctacaacaatagCTATCACTCGAGCATTGAGATGTCACCTTTTAAGGCGTTGTATGGGAGACAATTTCAaactccattatgttggaatgagatGGGTGAAAGGAAACTTCTAGGCCCTGAGATTGTACAGGCGACAGTGGACAAGGTCAATATTATGCAGGCCAAGTTTAGAGCAGCACAAGAAAGGCAAAAGAGCTATGCGGATGTGGGTAGGAAGGATCTCGAGTTTAAGGTTGGCGATTGAGTATTTTTAAGGCTATCTCCTTGGAAAggtgtagtacgttttggaaaaCAAGGGAAACTAAGTCCTCGCTACATTAGACCGTATGAGATAGTAGAGAGGATAGGTCCAATGGCTTATAGGATTGACTTGCCGGAGAAGCTTTCTTGAGTCCATGATGTTTTTCACATCTCCATGCTCCATAAGTATATCTCAGACCCGTTACATATGTTAGAGACATTGGAGATTGAATTGAG
Protein-coding regions in this window:
- the LOC132800672 gene encoding uncharacterized protein LOC132800672; the protein is MGERKLLGPEIVQATVDKVNIMQAKFRAAQERQKSYADVGRKDLEFKYISDPLHMLETLEIELRDDFSYEEQPMQILGREEKRLHNKTIALVKVLWRNHLVQEATWEQEDPMRSQYPYLFQN